In one window of Solanum pennellii chromosome 2, SPENNV200 DNA:
- the LOC107011366 gene encoding S-adenosylmethionine decarboxylase proenzyme-like, translating into MELPVSAIGFEGYEKRLEICFFELGNSYGPGCGLRSLSKDQLDEILTPAACTIVSSLANDEVDSYVLSESSLFVYAYKIIIKTCGTTKLLLSIPPILKLADALNLKVKSVRYTRGSFIFPGAQPFPHRHFSEEVAVLDTYFGKLGAGSNSYVMGNADKQQNWHVYTASAEPADANNVNPVYTLEMCMTSLDKKKASVFFKTQSSTAAEMTEVSGIRKILPESNICDFDFDPCGYSMNAVEGSAISTIHITPEDGFSYASFEAVGYDFRAVDLSAMIERVLSCFGPAEFSVALHCDLLGKELYTESGLDIIGYVSGEKTTEVLGKGGSLTYLTFSSGGSCGSPRSILNNCWSENEDEEMEKIC; encoded by the coding sequence ATGGAATTGCCGGTTTCTGCCATCGGATTTGAAGGTTACGAAAAGAGACTTGAGATTTGCTTTTTCGAGTTAGGAAACTCTTATGGCCCTGGTTGTGGCCTACGGTCCCTCTCCAAAGATCAATTGGATGAAATTCTGACACCTGCTGCATGCACCATAGTGTCTTCATTGGCAAATGATGAAGTGGACTCTTATGTCCTTTCAGAGTCCAGCCTCTTTGTCTACGCTTACAAGATCATAATCAAAACTTGTGGCACCACAAAACTGCTGCTCTCGATCCCACCCATTCTTAAGTTAGCTGACGCACTTAACCTGAAAGTGAAGTCTGTGAGGTACACACGCGGTAGTTTCATCTTTCCTGGAGCTCAGCCATTCCCACATCGCCACTTCTCCGAAGAAGTGGCTGTACTTGACACATATTTCGGCAAGCTTGGTGCAGGCAGCAATTCATATGTGATGGGCAATGCTGATAAACAACAGAACTGGCATGTCTATACTGCTTCAGCTGAACCTGCCGATGCCAATAATGTGAATCCAGTTTATACACTGGAGATGTGCATGACTAGCTTGGACAAGAAAAAGGCATCCGTATTTTTCAAGACTCAATCTAGCACTGCTGCTGAGATGACTGAAGTTTCAGGCATTCGGAAGATTCTTCCAGAATCAAACATATGTGATTTCGACTTTGATCCCTGTGGTTACTCTATGAATGCTGTTGAAGGCTCCGCAATCTCCACAATTCACATAACCCCTGAGGATGGATTCAGCTATGCAAGTTTTGAAGCAGTGGGTTACGATTTCAGAGCTGTTGACTTGTCTGCAATGATCGAGAGGGTGTTGTCCTGCTTTGGACCTGCAGAGTTCTCCGTGGCATTACACTGTGACCTTCTCGGGAAGGAACTTTACACCGAGTCTGGCCTGGATATCATCGGATATGTGTCTGGAGAAAAGACCACTGAAGTGCTTGGTAAGGGAGGATCGCTTACGTACCTCACATTCAGCAGCGGTGGTAGCTGCGGATCCCCCAGGTCTATCCTTAATAACTGTTGGAGTGAGAACGAGGATGAGGAAATGGAGAAGATATGTTAG
- the LOC107011340 gene encoding proline dehydrogenase 2, mitochondrial-like: MANKVFCPKLLKNLGFHVRRLNSAPSPLSAVPPLNFTGDFNAVEPAQQINTTLHHHHDHHNVINFDDVKELFYGVPTTKLIRSSMTLQMAAIDPMVDLGMWVMNSKLMEMPIFREVMLGFVKNTFYEHFCAGKDLTEVRRTITNLSDSGLKAMLDYGVEHATDNESCEQSTTAFIQTIESTKSLPESSASFVVAKITAICTPRLLKRMSDLLRWEQKDPSFNLPWKRESLPLFAESSPVYHTCSKPEPLTVEEERDLQLAHERLGKICEKCLEHEVPLLIDAEDTTIQPAIDYFAYSAAIKYHKHDQPLIFGTIQAYLKDAMERMVIAKKAAEKMGVPMGFKLVRGAYMCSEKELASTLGFKSPIHDSIEQTHACFNSCAEFMIEEIANGSGAVVLATHNIESGKLAATKAIDLGIKNERQNLQFAQLYGMADGLSFGLRNAGFQVSKYLPFGPVEQIMHYLMRRAEENRGMLSTSAFDRQLMRKELSRRFEVATS, encoded by the exons ATGGCCAATAAAGTTTTTTGTCCGAAACTCCTTAAGAACCTCGGATTTCATGTCCGCCGTTTAAACTCAGCTCCGTCACCTCTTTCCGCCGTCCCACCGCTAAATTTTACTGGCGATTTTAACGCCGTGGAACCCGCGCAACAAATTAACACAACCCTTCACCACCACCACGACCATCACAACGTTATCAATTTCGATGATGTTAAGGAGCTATTCTACGGCGTTCCCACCACGAAACTGATTCGATCTTCGATGACGTTACAAATGGCTGCTATTGATCCCATGGTTGATTTGGGCATGTGGGTAATGAATTCTAAACTTATGGAAATGCCTATTTTTAGGGAGGTTATGCTTGGGTTtgttaaaaatacattttatgaACATTTTTGCGCCGGCAAAGACTTAACGGAAGTTAGACGGACCATTACTAATCTATCTGATTCTGGGTTAAAAGCCATGCTTGATTATGGGGTGGAACATGCCACCGATAATGAATCTTGTGAACAGAGTACTACGGCGTTTATTCAAACGATTGAATCAACCAAATCACTTCCCGAATCTTCT GCAAGCTTTGTGGTAGCAAAGATAACTGCTATTTGTACCCCAAGGCTTCTCAAAAGAATGAGTGATTTGTTAAGATGGGAACAGAAAGATCCATCATTTAATCTTCCATGGAAGCGAGAGTCGCTTCCACTTTTCGCCGAATCGAGCCCTGTTTATCACACTTGTAGCAAACCAGAGCCTCTAACGGTAGAGGAAGAACGTGATCTTCAATTAGCTCATGAAAGACTTGGAAAAATTTGCGAGAAATGTTTGGAACATGAAGTTCCTTTACTAATTGATGCGGAAGACACAACAATTCAACCTGCAATTGATTACTTTGCGTATTCAGCAGCAATTAAGTATCACAAACATGATCAGCCTTTGATATTCGGAACAATTCAAGCTTACTTGAAGGACGCCATGGAACGAATGGTTATCGCGAAAAAGGCTGCAGAGAAAATGGGAGTTCCCATGGGATTTAAGCTTGTGAGGGGCGCTTATATGTGTAGTGAAAAGGAACTGGCTTCTACATTAGGATTCAAGTCTCCAATTCACGACAGCATTGAGCAAACACACGCTTGCTTCAATTCGTGCGCGGAGTTTATGATTGAAGAGATTGCTAATGGTTCTGGTGCAGTTGTTCTCGCCACTCATAACATTGAGTCAG GAAAACTTGCTGCAACCAAAGCTATAGATTTGGgaataaaaaatgagagacaAAATCTCCAATTTGCTCAGCTATATGGTATGGCAGATGGTCTTTCATTTGGGCTGAGAAATGCAGGATTTCAAGTAAGCAAATATTTACCATTTGGTCCTGTAGAGCAGATTATGCATTACCTTATGAGGCGTGCTGAAGAAAACAGAGGCATGCTGTCTACATCGGCATTCGACAGACAACTCATGAG GAAGGAATTGAGCAGGAGATTCGAAGTGGCTACTTCTTAA
- the LOC107009281 gene encoding proline dehydrogenase 2, mitochondrial-like, with protein sequence MANKVVCPKVFRDLRRFARCLNTAPTVPPMNFTGNYGSTNVTTPTLQPTDQILVNPEKKVINFDDVKELFTGVSTSRLIRSSLTLQMASIESMVDLGIWVMNSKFMHMPIFKEVILGFVKRTFYEHFCAGKDLIEVGKTVSKLSSVDLKGMLDYGVEHAMDNESCDQSMNVFLQTAELAKSLPSSSVSFVVVKITAICTPKLLKRMSDLLRWEQKDPSFNLPWKQKTLPLFAESSPFYHTLKRPEPLTIEEERDLQLGHDRLEKICKKCLELDVELLIDAEDTAIQPAIDYFAYSAAIKYHKDDHPLLFGTIQAYLKDSKERMIIAKKAAEKMGVPMGFKLVRGAYMSSENQLASSLGFQSPIHDSIQQTHNCYNSCAELMLDEIANGSGAVVLATHNIESGKLAASRAIDLGIRKDSKKLQFAQLYGMAEGLSFGLRNAGFQVSKYLPFGPVEKVMPYLIRRAEENRGLLSTSAFDRQLMRKELIRRFDVATS encoded by the exons atGGCAAACAAAGTCGTATGTCCAAAGGTTTTTCGTGACCTCCGACGATTCGCTCGATGTCTAAACACAGCTCCGACTGTCCCACCTATGAATTTCACCGGCAACTATGGTTCTACGAACGTTACAACACCGACGTTACAACCTACGGACCAAATATTAGTCAATCCTGAGAAAAAAGTAATCAATTTTGATGATGTTAAGGAGTTGTTTACGGGTGTATCCACCTCGAGGTTGATTAGATCATCGTTAACACTTCAAATGGCATCGATCGAGTCTATGGTTGACCTAGGTATTTGGGTAATGAATTCGAAATTCATGCATATGCCGATATTTAAGGAGGTGATACTAGGGTTtgttaaaaggacattttatgAGCATTTTTGTGCTGGAAAAGACTTAATTGAAGTAGGAAAGACGGTTAGTAAGTTGTCGAGTGTTGATTTAAAAGGCATGCTTGATTATGGCGTGGAACATGCAATGGATAATGAGTCTTGTGATCAAAGTATGAATGTTTTTCTTCAGACAGCCGAATTGGCCAAGTCTCTTCCATCCTCATCT GTCAGTTTTGTGGTAGTAAAAATAACTGCAATTTGTACACCAAAGTTGCTCAAAAGAATGAGTGATTTACTGAGATGGGAACAGAAGGATCCTTCATTCAATCTTCCATGGAAGCAAAAGACGCTTCCACTTTTCGCCGAATCGAGTCCTTTTTATCACACGTTGAAAAGACCGGAACCTCTAACAATTGAAGAAGAGCGTGATCTACAATTAGGTCATGATAGACTTGAGAAAATTTGCAAGAAATGCTTGGAACTTGATGTTGAGTTACTCATTGATGCTGAAGATACAGCTATTCAACCCGCGATTGATTACTTTGCATATTCAGCGGCAATTAAGTATCACAAAGACGATCATCCTTTGTTATTCGGAACAATTCAAGCTTACTTAAAAGACTCAAAAGAACGTATGATAATCGCTAAAAAGGCAGCAGAGAAAATGGGAGTTCCAATGGGGTTTAAGCTTGTAAGAGGTGCTTATATGTCAAGTGAAAATCAATTGGCTTCAAGTTTAGGTTTTCAATCTCCAATTCACGATAGCATTCAACAAACACACAATTGCTACAATTCTTGTGCTGAATTAATGCTTGATGAAATTGCTAATGGTTCAGGAGCTGTTGTTCTTGCTACTCATAATATTGAGTCAG gaaAACTTGCTGCATCCAGGGCGATAGATTTAGGGATTAGAAAGGATAGTAAAAAGCTCCAATTTGCTCAGCTATATGGTATGGCAGAAGGGCTTTCATTTGGGCTAAGAAATGCAGGATTTCAAGTGAGTAAATATTTACCATTTGGACCTGTAGAGAAAGTTATGCCTTACCTTATTAGAAGAGCTGAAGAAAATAGAGGTCTTTTGTCTACATCTGCCTTCGATAGACAACTCATGAG GAAGGAGTTAATCAGAAGATTTGATGTGGCAACttcataa